In the genome of Candidatus Bathyarchaeum sp., the window GGGACTGTTTGGGTTACAAAGGAAAATTACTCGGGTCTTTTGTGTGATTAACTTTTCAAGTTCTTCAAGGTCTGGATGAAAACCTTGTTCAGGAGTACATTGCAAAAACACCATTTTTGAGTTGTAACGTTTTATGGCTGCTTTGTATTCGCTGAAGAAGGGAACTGGAATAATTGCTTCTGTTTGGTCATCAAGAAAAAGTTCAGCAAACAGATAAATCAGTTCAGTAGAACCATTACCAATTACAATGTTTTCTGCAGACAAGCCAAGGGATTCAGCTATGTCTTCAAGAAGCCACTCAGGATTTGGGTCAGGGTAATGTTCCACGCAATCAAGGTTTTTTTCCATTATTTCTAGTGCGGTTTTTGGGGCACCTAGGGGGTTTGTTGAAACGCTAAAGTCGATAATTTGGTCTATGGGTATGTTGTATTTTTCTGAGAGTTCCCAAACGTTTCCGCCATGAAAACAGGGAGCAATATCTTTGAAAGGTTTCTTTACGAGTTTGGAAACATCTACCATGCTGTGGCTTCCTTTGGGTTGTTAGACCTTCGTATTGGTCAGACAAATATAAAAATTAACAGCCAAAACACGAACAATTAACTGGATTTTTTGTCAAACTCTTTCAGGAACCGCAGCAGTTCATCTTCGATTATCCACTGCATCTTGAAGTGATCATTATAATCATTAAACAACCGATACAACCAGTAAGCCGCAGCCAAACCACACGAGACCACACTCAAAAACACGTATTTGCCAACTGGAAAACTTGGGGTAGTTGCAAAACTTTGAACATCAAGGGGTACTCCAGAATCCTTTGCAGCCTTAGTTACTTCAGACAAGAAAACATGCTCATGCATTTCATGTTCTTGAAGGTCTTTTTTCAAGGAATAAAACAGGTAAAAACTTGGAACAATCAGCACTGTTGCAGCGGTCCATAATGCAGCATTTTTTGGTTTTGAAACAGCAGTTGTTAGTTTTTCTGATGTGATGTTAAGTTTACTCATGACTAGTTTTTCGAGTTTTTGTTGCCGTGCAAAGTGGTCGTTTCTTCTTTTGATGCTGTAATAGATCATTGGAAACCATGCGATTCCAAAGCTTGCCACTGCAAGAACCGCCCACATGGAAAACCACCTGATTCGGTCTGTTTCTTTTCTCGATTTGAGATTTTGTTCAATGTCTTGCAGGGTTGAGGTCACTTTTTGTTCGGTCTCCAAAGTTCTGTAATGAAGTTGGCAGTGTAGAACTACATCATTCACATTTAATATAATAGTTTTTTAACACACCGTTTGTTGCATTTTGTGAATTTGATTTTACAACCGTAAAAAAGTAGAAAACTTGACGAAGCACTTGACCTTGCTTTTTAAGTAATATGAGTGTCATAGAATTCCTTGGGAATTGTGCTTGAAAAAAAAGATTATAGAAATGACACTTGCTGAATTTTTAAAAGCGGCCGAAAAAAAAGACTCTGAACACCTTTTGCAAGATGAAAATTTTGGTGTGCTACAAGTTTTGAACCAAGAAGGAATTCCAAAAGAACAAGCATTACCGATGAAAATGGACAAAGCATGGCATGTTTATATTAATCATTTGATTAACAACCCAACTAA includes:
- a CDS encoding DUF4234 domain-containing protein, whose product is MTSTLQDIEQNLKSRKETDRIRWFSMWAVLAVASFGIAWFPMIYYSIKRRNDHFARQQKLEKLVMSKLNITSEKLTTAVSKPKNAALWTAATVLIVPSFYLFYSLKKDLQEHEMHEHVFLSEVTKAAKDSGVPLDVQSFATTPSFPVGKYVFLSVVSCGLAAAYWLYRLFNDYNDHFKMQWIIEDELLRFLKEFDKKSS